The proteins below are encoded in one region of Cytophagales bacterium:
- the hypE gene encoding hydrogenase expression/formation protein HypE, with amino-acid sequence MKMELSCPMPKLDFDLITLGHGSGGILTHKLLDAGVFDLLKNDKLSEQHDGAILDLSGASAFTTDSFVINPIFFPGGNIGELAVYGTVNDLAMCGAIPKYLSLSFILEEGLLMTEFWEVLVSIKAAAEDAGVQIVTGDTKVVDKGKGDKIFINTTGIGSVHPKSNISVNNIKSGDCIVVSDQLARHGIAIMSVRSGLEFETDIESDTKNLSKVVQSSIEKFGSDIHVLRDATRGGVATVLKEMAEKSNLGMDLEYKELPVNESVLGACEMLGLDPMYVANEGVFISIVSKDIADQYLSFLQAHEACQNASIIGTVTKNHPKQVIMTSAIGGKRALTMLPGEQLPRIC; translated from the coding sequence ATGAAAATGGAATTGAGTTGTCCTATGCCAAAACTTGACTTTGATCTAATCACTTTAGGTCACGGAAGTGGTGGGATATTGACTCACAAATTGCTTGATGCGGGCGTTTTTGATCTTTTAAAAAATGATAAGCTTTCAGAGCAACATGACGGAGCTATTTTAGATCTATCAGGCGCCTCAGCTTTTACAACAGACAGTTTCGTTATTAATCCCATCTTCTTTCCTGGAGGAAACATTGGTGAGTTGGCTGTCTACGGCACAGTCAATGATCTTGCTATGTGCGGTGCGATTCCAAAATATCTTTCCTTGAGCTTTATACTGGAAGAAGGGCTACTGATGACCGAGTTTTGGGAAGTTTTAGTTTCTATTAAAGCTGCGGCTGAAGATGCTGGTGTACAAATTGTCACCGGGGACACGAAAGTGGTGGATAAAGGAAAGGGTGACAAAATATTCATCAATACGACGGGCATTGGATCCGTGCACCCAAAATCTAATATCTCGGTTAACAATATTAAGTCCGGCGACTGTATTGTAGTCAGTGATCAACTTGCCAGACATGGTATCGCCATTATGTCTGTCCGCTCAGGTTTGGAGTTTGAAACAGACATTGAAAGCGATACCAAAAACCTAAGCAAGGTGGTTCAATCCAGTATTGAAAAATTTGGTTCTGACATTCATGTCTTGAGAGATGCCACACGTGGAGGCGTAGCCACAGTACTTAAGGAAATGGCTGAAAAGAGTAATCTAGGCATGGACTTGGAATATAAGGAACTACCTGTGAATGAAAGTGTGCTAGGAGCCTGTGAAATGCTAGGCCTGGATCCGATGTATGTAGCTAACGAAGGCGTCTTCATTAGTATCGTCTCCAAGGATATTGCCGATCAATACCTATCTTTTTTGCAAGCGCACGAGGCGTGTCAAAACGCGTCGATCATTGGAACTGTAACCAAAAATCATCCTAAACAAGTCATCATGACAAGTGCCATTGGGGGCAAAAGAGCTTTAACCATGCTTCCAGGGGAGCAACTTCCAAGAATATGCTGA